The DNA segment TTAAGGAAGTTCAGAAATCCGTACGAGAATATtgtctccaggcttcgtttactatgaacctcatacaggctataggagaatcttctgtcatgaccccttctgactggcgatcaatacttagaatggttctatcatctgcacaatataccgtctgggcatcagaatataaggaacttgtaactgtacaggttatggagaatattgctgctggattaggtactggagaaaatgagttgctgggtcaagataattacGCCACGGGGGGAGTGCAAGCGGCTCTGCCAAGACCAGTATTTATGCAAGCTgcggatttaactctcaaggcccTGCAAAAGGTGCCAGATTTTTGTCGGTGACAAGCATCTTTTGCgtcaattcgacagggatctcgGGAACCCTATGTTCAATTCTTAGATCGGTTACAAGCTGCTATGatgagacaaattgaacaagaggaagctgctGAGATCTTGCTGTTTCAGCTTGCAACcgaaaaagtacaacagggtccctctgcaACAGTCGGCGTACCTGACCTgggatcagagcagggtgaattccagtgTAAAACCGTGCAGTCCCTCCAACACACCACAGCCCGcagtgctgggctgggtctggccgcagcgccagcagccaccacaccggacgggtcagcgaaccggaCACTGCTGGGGTACATGGCCCCCcgcgcgccgccccttcccgccggcgggcttCCCTCGCTTGGCAACCGGTGGCATGGCACAGCCCGGCCCCCCTGGCCCCGGCatgcccgcccggcccggcccgacccggcgAAAATTATCTTCCTTGCATTCAAGCCCTTGgtgggaaaaagtgtgtacaattcaattactgcagcagaactccttgtggacaagcagctggcattaggtcacctggtaccaccTACTAACCCAcggaacacccctagatttgtcattccaaaaaagtctggtaaatggagattattacaggatctgcgggctataaatgcagtaatgagcccaatggggccgctacAGACTGGTGTCCCTTGCAcagctatgatcccagaagattggcctctttttgttattggtttaaaggactgggttttactatttttttacaccctgatgattgtgcccattttgcattttctgtgccttcaattaacaacagcaaacccatgcagcgataccattgggtcgttctgtcccgaggcatgatgaatagccccacgatttgccagatagtcgtggatgcagcactaaaagaagtgcggcaatcttttaaacagatttacttatatcactacatggacgacatcctccttgctgctgaaacacaaaatgtactgctaactgcttttgctaaattagaatcgtcattaaatatctacgggttacagatagccccggaaaaggtgcagacagagcagccctggaagtatctaggatggaaactttttacttcacaagtgttcccacaaccagtgcgtattgttgaccaggtcaccactcttcatgatctacagaaattattaggaacaattaattgggtacggcCTCATTTGggcattatgactgaagagttgtcccctctatttaccttgttgaaaggggactcagatttgttatcttccaggagactgacgccagaagcaaaaactgtcttgcagaaagtttcggataaaattgcaactgccttcacctccagaatcaatgtcaagttaccaatagatttgtatataatttatgcttcttTCCAGCCCTATgttcttttaggtcagtggtgtgctaatgtgcaggagttgaagactctggaatggatctttttgtctcatacgcccatgaaaacattaactacaaaggtagacatgatagcgtccttaacagcacaaggtcggaatcgctCTCAGCAactgacaggacgtgatcctgatgctatttacctgccgctggctaaagacgactttgtggtattaaacagggaatccttatcgctgcaagctgctctagctgattatttaaatgacataggttatacccttccacaacataagctgttacattccctctctcaaattccactGCAGCCAAAGAACCGacgtgttcctgttcctattaaaggagcacgaacagtgtttctggacggatcagggaaaacacacaaagctgtggttgtgtggaaacagattcgtcagattggcaatcatctattttaatcattgaaggatccacacaaattgttgaactatcagcggccttgcacgcctttgaattgttttcgactgaatcgctcaatgttgtcgcagattctgcatgtgTTGTGGGTATTGATCAACGCACTGAAGATGCAGTGagaaaagaggtcaataacaaacaacttttttccttgctattgaaattagctacactacttaaaaatcatgtacatttatgtttcataatgcatatacggtcacatactactctaccaggaccaacaactgaaggaaatgctgtagcagacaaatggacaatggcagcagtactgccgtgcagttttgagcaagcccgattatctcacgacttcttttatcaaaatgcctcttccttgcgtaaagaatttgctttgtcccgagggcaagccatagaaattgttcgtgcatgccctgattgtcaatgtattacacccgtatcatcatatacaggagtgaaccctcgtggtttacgagctaaGGAGTTGTGGCAGGGtcatgttacacatatatcaacatttggccGACTGCcttatgtacatgttagtgtggatactttctcaggatttctggtagccactgcacatacgggagaaaaggcacgcAATGTGAAAccccactggctaagatgttttgccactatgggcgttccaaaaacaattaaaactgataatggtcctgcttatgtttcacagacaatttctagtttcctacaggactggggtatgcaacatgttacaggtatactgcattctcccactggacaagccattgttgaacgtgtccatgggaccctcaaagctatgttaaacaaaaaagagggaatcttatgggcagtgttaccccacaggaacagttagacaaagcattatatgtacttaatttttttaatggttgtgatcatcaattatttacaacagcagctgtccgccaattcgggatggtctctccatttgtggctcgaccagaagtatggtataaagaatttggggaatcgcaatggacaggtcctgtagaactaataacgtggggaagagggtatgcgtgtgttcttctttcaacaggccctcgatggttaccggcaaaatatgtgaaaccatatcatgagctgaaagaaagcaacacagaatccgttgccagagatgaccacgctcactctcagggagcaacctctgacgtggaagcagaagagatccactccagatgatcctattacacagggagaACTGAAAAAactacagcaaatgcaagtacgctgatggctgcagtgggtgcaccacccactccgattaatacatttttggcatatttggaaattatctcccacaacagctctttgtgtaacgaagcaatcttggaggacacggtatacatgattttagaactgagtttgcgcagaagcaaaggtcgtgtagcagacactgtgaggaaaagtatgaacctccATCTGAGGGcccccgacaactgcccagaggtgccaacagacatgtacaaaggatattaatatatgaaaaaaaaaaaaggggggaaaaatgataagcacttctcagaaatgtaatgaatatgtatgttaacatggcataaacatctagtagttgtgtcttttcagtacgcacatttgggtggaactatcccctgtgtgtccagtactgcaataaagaatgcctgctttcgagaactccaaaattaagttttagagagtgaattattttgccactttccggtaacagattttggcaccccagatgggaccctgctcctgaacatcaacgatccgagggatcgcaggacctccagccgacaccgagggattctcggggagaacctccgatccctggaccgagaagtTCTGAGAAAGGACCAtgaataaggtaaaggcattcttccagtattgtttcttgttgcctgcctgttagtcgtagtgaaagcttcacagcattgggctatatccccggggagaagggaaagtacccttcctaaaacagaactaaaaagagagtactcttcctgaaatggAGGCTTGGGAacttgtctgttaaatgttgaatattattgtaagtccctgtctatttgtaatatttggatttatgttgaaaacttggtgtgcctgtgtgtgtgtggtcacgactatgattgtgtggttttatgtgtttgttgtcatagtgtttgtatttctgtgatctgatggatttatttggtttctgtgatctaacggatttgtctggactaagtaactgcctttgtgcagcggaggtggaaggctgctgtatggagccctacacgacaagtcgcggaaactgccgagggagaaggtgagtccagccagtttgcagaggtgaaagccatccggctggctttagacattgccggtcgagagaagtggccagggCTCTATCTTTACAcggactcctggatggtggccaatgccttgtgggggtggctgcagcaatggaagaagaacaactggcagcgcagaggcaaacctgtctgggctgccccattgtggcaagatattgctgctcggctagagcagttggttgtaaaagtccgtcacgtggacgcccacgtccctaagagtcgggccactgaggaacatcaaaacaaccagcaggtggatcaggctgccaagattgaagtggctcaggtggatctggactggcaacataagggtgaactctttatagctcggtggacccatgacacctcaggccatgaaggaagagatgtgacatacagatgggctcgtgaccgaggggtggacttgaccatggataccactgcacatgcctgctgtaggtgattctgcttcagcaggggggttggactagatgacccacagaggtcccttccaacccctgccattctgtgattctgtgattctgttatccatgaatgtgaaacatgcgctgcaatcaagcaagccaagtgggtaaagcctcagtggtatggaggacgatggctaaaatataaatacggggaggctaggcagattgactacatcacactgccacaaacccgccaaggcaagcgctatgtgctcacaatggtggaggccaccaccggatggctggaaacctaccctgtgccccatgccactgcccggaataccatcctgggcctggaaaaacaagtcctgtggcgacatggcactcccaaaagaattgagtcggacaacgggactcactttcgcaacagcctcatagacacctgggccaaagaacacggtattgagtgggtgtatcacatcccctaccatgcaccagcctctggaaagatcgaacgttacaatgggctgctaaaaaccactttgagggcaatgggggggtgggactttcaaaaattgggatacccatttagcaaaggccacctggttagttaataCCAGAGGATCCATCAAcctggctggccctgcccaatcaaaacctcagcgccctgtagaaggggataaagtccccgtagtgcacatgcagaatatgttagggaagacggtttgggttagtcctgcctcaggcaaaggtaaaCCTGTCCACGGAATTGCTTTTAATAGAATcataggtcggaaaagacctctaagatcatcaagtccaatcatcaacccaacaccaccatgcctactaaaccatatcctgaagtgccacatatacacgttttttaaacacctccagggatggggactcaaccacctccctgggaagcctattccagtgtctgaccactctttcagtaaagaaatttttcctaatatccaatctaaacctcccctgacgccactggaggccattgcctctcatcccatctctcgttacttgggagaagagaccaacacctgcctcactacaacctcctttcaggtagctgtagagagtgataaggtcccccctcagcctcctcttctccagactaaacaatcccagttccctcagccgctcctcataagacttgttccttagacctttcaccagcctccttgcccttctctggacactctccagcaactcagtgtccttcttgtagtgaggggcccaaacctgaacacagtactccaggtgcggcctcatcagtgctgagtacaggggcacgaccacctccctactcctgctggccacactattcctgatacaagccaggatgccatcggccttcttggccacctgggcacactgctggctcatgttcagccagctgtcaaccgaTCTTTTTcctccgggcagctttccagccactcctccccaagcctgtagcattgcatggggttgttgtgacccaagtgcaggacccggcacttggccttgttgcacctcacacagttggcctcggcccatcgattcagtctgtccagatccctctgcagagccttcctaccctaaaacagatcgacactcccgcccacagaatcacagaatcacagaatggtaggggttggaagggacctctgtgggtcatctagtccaaccctcctgccgaagcagggtcacctacagtaggttgcagaggaccttgtccagccgggtcttgaatatctccagagaaggagactccacaacctccctgggcagcctgttccaatgctccgtcaccctcagagggaagaagttcttcctcatgttcagatggaacttcctgtgcctcactttgtgcccattgccccttgtcctgtcgctgggcaccactgaaaacagcttagccccatcctcttgacatccacccttcaagtatttataagcatttataaggtcccctcccagccttctcttcttcaggctgaacaagcccagctccctcagcctttccttgtaggagagatgttccagtcccctcaccatccttgtagccctccactggactctctccagtagctcttcatctttcttgaactggggagcccagaactggacagagtactccagatgaggcctcactagggcagtgtagaggggaaggagaacctccctcgacctgctggccacactcctcttgacgcatcccagaatgccattggccttcttggcagccaaggcacactgctggctcatagttaacctgttgtccaccaggacacccaggtccctctccgcagagctgctctccagcaggtccaccccaagcctgtactgatgcatggggttgttcctccccaatgcaggaccccgcatttgcctttgttgaacctcatcaggttcctctctgcccaactctccagcctgtccaggtcacgctgaatggcagcacagccttccggtgtatccaccacacctcccagtttggtgtcatcagcaaacttgctga comes from the Opisthocomus hoazin isolate bOpiHoa1 chromosome W, bOpiHoa1.hap1, whole genome shotgun sequence genome and includes:
- the LOC142365714 gene encoding uncharacterized protein LOC142365714; amino-acid sequence: MNKRRWKAAVWSPTRQVAETAEGEGESSQFAEVKAIRLALDIAGREKWPGLYLYTDSWMVANALWGWLQQWKKNNWQRRGKPVWAAPLWQDIAARLEQLVVKVRHVDAHVPKSRATEEHQNNQQVDQAAKIEVAQVDLDWQHKVGELARGRFIIAQEHTGHQAGTLDLKDAFKSSMRYLEQMQNQLLPEYGISSANLSIGAISASEEGYLEAHFSDYLHQQLIS